One segment of Methanofollis sp. DNA contains the following:
- a CDS encoding nucleotidyltransferase domain-containing protein: MNDPDRERIVKEIGRCLSGVEDLLLGYLYGSFLVRSDFHDIDIGLIVSGERKPYELFRYTMEIASDLERCITPRYEVDLRILNTAPVEFQYEVVKTGRVVFARDESLRIAFEAEVLAKYLDLKPLYDRMDRALLAPVNR; the protein is encoded by the coding sequence ATGAACGATCCGGACCGCGAGCGAATTGTCAAAGAGATCGGCCGGTGCCTGTCAGGCGTCGAGGATCTGCTGCTTGGCTACCTCTACGGCTCGTTCCTCGTGCGAAGCGACTTTCATGACATTGATATAGGTCTGATCGTTTCCGGGGAAAGAAAGCCGTACGAACTCTTCAGGTATACCATGGAGATCGCGTCCGACCTGGAGCGATGCATCACGCCGAGGTACGAGGTCGATCTTCGGATTCTCAATACTGCGCCCGTGGAGTTCCAGTACGAAGTGGTGAAGACGGGAAGGGTCGTCTTTGCCCGGGATGAGAGCCTCCGGATTGCATTTGAGGCTGAAGTCCTGGCGAAGTACCTCGACCTCAAGCCTCTCTATGACAGGATGGACAGGGCGCTCCTTGCACCGGTGAACAGATGA